TGCGTCAGCGGCAGCCTGCCATCCGGCGTTAGCCCGGAAGCGTTTACCGACTGGATGACGCGCCTGCGCAGCCAGTGTCCGTGCATTATTTTCGATAGCAGCCGTGATGCGCTGGTGGCTGGCCTGAAAGCCGCGCCGTGGTTGGTGAAACCGAACCGCCGCGAGCTGGAAATCTGGGCTGGCCGCAAATTACCTGAATTGAAGGATGTTATTGAAGCCGCTCACGCGCTTCGCGAACAGGGGATCGCCCACGTGGTGATCTCGCTGGGCGCAGAAGGGGCTCTGTGGGTTAACGCTTCAGGGGAATGGATTGCCAAACCGCCGTCAATGGAAGTGGTAAGCACCGTTGGCGCAGGGGATTCGATGGTTGGCGGCCTGATTTATGGCTTGCTGATGCGCGAGTCCAGTGAACATACATTACGCCTGGCTACCGCTGTTGCTGCACTGGCGGTTAGTCAGAGTAACGTAGGTATTACCGACCGTACCCAGTTAGCCGCGATGATGGCGCGAGTTGACTTAAAACCCTTTAACTAACAGCAGGAGAGGCATAATGAAAACGCTGCTGATTATTGACTCCGAACTCGGACAGGCCCGCGCCTATATGGCGAAGACCTTACTGGGTGCGGCGGCGCAGACAGCAAATCTGCAATTCATCGAAAACCCCGGAGAAGCGGAACTGGCGATTGTGCTGGGTAGCCAACTGCCAAACGACAGTGCGCTCAGCGGGAAAAAAGTGTGGCTGGGCGATATCAATCGTGCAGTGGCACACCCGGATCTGTTCCTCAGCGAAGCGAAAAACCATGCCGCGCTTTACACTGCGCCGACAGCAGTAGCGGCTGCGCTAGTTGCCAGCAATGGCCCGAAACGCATCGTGGCGGTTACCGCGTGCCCGACCGGCGTGGCGCATACCTTTATGGCAGCTGAAGCCATTGAAACCGAAGCGAAAAAACGCGGCTGGTGGGTGAAAGTAGAAACGCGTGGTTCCGTGGGGGCAGGCAATGCCATCACGCCGGAAGAGGTGGCGCAGGCCGATCTGGTGATGGTTGCCGCCGATATTGAAGTTGACCTGGCAAAATTTGCGGGTAAACCGATGTACCGCACCACAACGGGCCTGGCGCTGAAGAAAACGGCTCAGGAGCTGGATAAAGCCGTCGCGGAAGCGAAGCCTTACCAGCCGTCAGGTCAGGCGCAGTCTGAAAGTTCGGAAGGGAAAAAAGAGAGTGCGGGCGCTTATCGTCACCTGCTGACCGGCGTCTCTTATATGCTGCCGATGGTGGTGGCGGGCGGCTTGCTGATTGCGCTCTCCTTTGCTTTCGGTATCACCGCGTTTAAAGAAGAAGGCACGCTGGCGGCTGCGCTGATGAAAATCGGTGGTGGTTCAGCCTTCGCGCTGATGGTGCCGGTGCTGGCGGGCTTCATCGCCTTTTCTATCGCTGACCGTCCGGGGCTGACACCGGGTCTGATCGGCGGGATGCTGGCGGTGAGCACTGGCTCCGGTTTTATCGGTGGTATTATCGCCGGTTTCCTCGCCGGTTATCTGGCGAAAGCCATCAGTAAAGGTCTGAAGCTGCCGCCGAGTATGGAAGCGCTGAAACCGATTCTGATCATTCCGCTGGTCTCCAGCCTGATTGTCGGTTTGGCGATGATTTACCTGATCGGTACGCCGGTTGCGAAAATCCTGGCCGGTCTGACTTCCTGGCTGCAAACCATGGGCACGGCAAACGCTGTTCTGCTGGGCGCAATCCTCGGTGGAATGATGTGCACCGACATGGGCGGCCCGGTGAACAAAGCGGCTTATGCGTTTGGGGTTGGCTTGCTGAGTACCCAGACTTACGCACCGATGGCAGCGATTATGGCGGCCGGTATGGTTCCGCCGCTGGCAATGGGCTTAGCGACGCTGGTTGCGCGTAACAAGTTCGATAAAGGTCAACGTGAAGGTGGTAAAGCGGCGCTGGTTCTCGGCCTGTGCTTTATCTCTGAAGGGGCTATCCCGTTCGCGGCTCGTGACCCGATGCGTGTGATCCCGTGCTGTATCGCCGGTGGCGCACTGACAGGCGCTATCTCAATGGCGATTGGCGCAAAACTGATGGCACCGCACGGTGGTCTGTTTGTGCTGCTGATCCCGGGGGCGATTACGCCGGTTCTCGGTTACCTGCTCTCCATCGTTGCCGGTACGCTGCTGACAGGTCTGGTGTATGCCTTCCTGAAACGTCCGGAAACGGAAGTGGTTGCGAAAGTTGCATAACGTTCCAGAAAATGAAAAGGCCGCTTAGCGGCCTTTTTTTTCGCCGGTTGGCGGCTGACAACTTATCCGGCCTACGGTTATGCGGTGCTAACTTCCTGCTGCTGCGCTTTCAGCCAGGCAATCTCTTCCGCCCAAATATCCGGGTTGACGGTTTCGAGGATCAGCGGAATGCCATCGAAACGCGCATCGCGCATAATCCAGCGAAACGCATCGTGGCCGATATTCCCTTCACCAAGACTGTGGTGACGGTCAACGCGGCTGCCAAACGCGCTTTTCGCATCGTTCAGGTGCATACCGCGCAGGTATTTGAAGCCAACTACGCGCTCAAATTCAGCAAACGTTTCTGCCGTTGCCTGCTCGGTACGCAGATCGTAACCAGCGGCAAAAGCGTGGCAGGTATCAATGCAGACGCCGACGCGGGATTTATCTTCCACGCCATCAATAATCGCCGCCAGATGTTCAAACTTAAACCCAAGATTACTGCCCTGGCCCGCGGTGTTCTCAATTACCGCCGTCACCCCTTCTGTTTGCGCCAGTGCGATATTGATAGATTCGGCGATCAGCGCCAGGCACTTGTCCTCCGGGATCTGCATCAGATGGCTGCCAGGATGGAAGTTCAGCAGCGTCAGTCCCAGTTGCTGACAGCGCGTCAGCTCGTCCACAAAGGCCTCGCGGGATTTTTCCAGCGCATCGGCCACCGGGTGTCCGAGGTTAATCAGGTAGCTGTCATGGGGCAGGATCTGCGCGGGCGTGTAGTGGTATTTTTCGCAGGCGGCTTTGAACTCGTCGATGGTCTCCGTGCTCAGCGGCGCGGCACGCCACTGGCGCTGGTTCTTGGTAAACAGCGCAAAAGCCGTTGCCTCGATCTCCGCGGCGCGAACGGCGGCATTCGCTACGCCGCCCGAGGCGCTCACATGCGCACCAATGTATTTCATAAAAACTCCTGTTAAAACCCGCCAGGGGAAAGCGTCAATAATAGCGGGTCTCCAGGGCTGGCATGTAGTGGTTTATGCCATCAGGTGATGAACGGCCAGATTAATCGCGCCGCCGCCGACAATCAGCCAGACAAACAGCAGTAATCCCATCACCAGCGGTTTCGCACCGGCATTCTTCAGCGCGCTGATGTGGGTAGTCAGCCCCAGCGCCGCCATTGCCATCGCCAGCAGCAGTGTATCCAGCGTGTTCAATGCATTTACTGCGGAAGAGGGCAGCAGGTGGAACGAGTTAAACACCGCTACGGCGATAAAGCCAAGCGCAAACCACGGGATCGTCAGCTTACTTTTTTCTGCGCCTGCCTGCGGGCTGAGTTGTTTGATGCGAGCCGCCAGCAGTAATAAGAAGGGAGCCAGCATCATGACGCGCAGCATTTTGGCGATCACCGCCGCATTTTCAGCATCGGGGCTGATGGCATGCCCGGCGGCAACGACTTGCGCCACTTCATGCACGGTAGAGCCAATCCAGATGCCATAGGTTTCCGGGCTGAACCACTGACCCAACAGCGGATAAAGTGCAGGATAAATAAAGATTGCCAGCGTACCGAAGATTACTACGGTTGCGACGGCCACGGTGACTTTACTGGCCTCGGCCTTGACCACCGGTTCCGTTGCCAGCACGGCGGCCGCCCCGCAAATACTGCTGCCAGCGCCAATCAACCAACTCGTTTTTTTATCCAGCCCAAAGACTTTTTGCCCAAGGAAGCAGGCCAGCAAAAAGGTACTGGAGAGCGTCAGCGTATCAATGGCAATCCCGCTTACGCCGACATCGGCAATTTGCGAAAACGTCAGGCGAAAGCCATACAGAATAATGCCGAGCCGCAGCAGATGCTGTTTGGCAAACAGTACGCCGCTGTCGCATTGCGTATGCAGGGCAGGGTAGAACGTGTTGCCGATAACCATGCCGATAAGGATCGCCAGCGTCAGGGCGCTTAATCCCATACCAGCCACCGACGGGATTGCACCAAGCCACAGGGCGAATCCCGTAATGACACCGCTGAGTAACAGGCCGGGGATAAAACGCCAGGCTGGAT
The Kosakonia oryzae genome window above contains:
- a CDS encoding YeiH family putative sulfate export transporter; this translates as MTEITLQTHRHPAWRFIPGLLLSGVITGFALWLGAIPSVAGMGLSALTLAILIGMVIGNTFYPALHTQCDSGVLFAKQHLLRLGIILYGFRLTFSQIADVGVSGIAIDTLTLSSTFLLACFLGQKVFGLDKKTSWLIGAGSSICGAAAVLATEPVVKAEASKVTVAVATVVIFGTLAIFIYPALYPLLGQWFSPETYGIWIGSTVHEVAQVVAAGHAISPDAENAAVIAKMLRVMMLAPFLLLLAARIKQLSPQAGAEKSKLTIPWFALGFIAVAVFNSFHLLPSSAVNALNTLDTLLLAMAMAALGLTTHISALKNAGAKPLVMGLLLFVWLIVGGGAINLAVHHLMA
- the nfo gene encoding deoxyribonuclease IV, which produces MKYIGAHVSASGGVANAAVRAAEIEATAFALFTKNQRQWRAAPLSTETIDEFKAACEKYHYTPAQILPHDSYLINLGHPVADALEKSREAFVDELTRCQQLGLTLLNFHPGSHLMQIPEDKCLALIAESINIALAQTEGVTAVIENTAGQGSNLGFKFEHLAAIIDGVEDKSRVGVCIDTCHAFAAGYDLRTEQATAETFAEFERVVGFKYLRGMHLNDAKSAFGSRVDRHHSLGEGNIGHDAFRWIMRDARFDGIPLILETVNPDIWAEEIAWLKAQQQEVSTA
- the fruK gene encoding 1-phosphofructokinase, whose amino-acid sequence is MSRRVATITLNPAYDLVGFTPEIERGEVNLVRTTGLHAAGKGINVAKVLKDLGIDVTVGGFLGKDNQDGFQQLFSELGIANRFQVVAGRTRINVKLTEKDGEVTDFNFSGFEVTPADWERFVNDSLTWLGQFDMVCVSGSLPSGVSPEAFTDWMTRLRSQCPCIIFDSSRDALVAGLKAAPWLVKPNRRELEIWAGRKLPELKDVIEAAHALREQGIAHVVISLGAEGALWVNASGEWIAKPPSMEVVSTVGAGDSMVGGLIYGLLMRESSEHTLRLATAVAALAVSQSNVGITDRTQLAAMMARVDLKPFN
- the fruA gene encoding PTS fructose transporter subunit IIBC; translation: MKTLLIIDSELGQARAYMAKTLLGAAAQTANLQFIENPGEAELAIVLGSQLPNDSALSGKKVWLGDINRAVAHPDLFLSEAKNHAALYTAPTAVAAALVASNGPKRIVAVTACPTGVAHTFMAAEAIETEAKKRGWWVKVETRGSVGAGNAITPEEVAQADLVMVAADIEVDLAKFAGKPMYRTTTGLALKKTAQELDKAVAEAKPYQPSGQAQSESSEGKKESAGAYRHLLTGVSYMLPMVVAGGLLIALSFAFGITAFKEEGTLAAALMKIGGGSAFALMVPVLAGFIAFSIADRPGLTPGLIGGMLAVSTGSGFIGGIIAGFLAGYLAKAISKGLKLPPSMEALKPILIIPLVSSLIVGLAMIYLIGTPVAKILAGLTSWLQTMGTANAVLLGAILGGMMCTDMGGPVNKAAYAFGVGLLSTQTYAPMAAIMAAGMVPPLAMGLATLVARNKFDKGQREGGKAALVLGLCFISEGAIPFAARDPMRVIPCCIAGGALTGAISMAIGAKLMAPHGGLFVLLIPGAITPVLGYLLSIVAGTLLTGLVYAFLKRPETEVVAKVA